In the genome of Deinococcus fonticola, the window GGACATGGTGGCGTTCACGGGGTCGGCGGCCACCGCGCAGAAGCTGAAGGTTCACCCCAACATCGTGAACCGCAGCATTCCCTTCAATGCCGAGGCCGACAGCCTGAACGCGGCGGTGCTGGGGCTCAGCGTAAAACCCGAAGACCCCGAATTCACGCTGTTCGTGAAGGAAGTGGCCCGCGAGATGACCGGCAAGGCCGGGCAGAAATGCACCGCCATTCGCCGCCCCCTGGTGCCGCGCCACCTGGTCGACCCGGTGATCGAGGCACTGAAAAAGGAGCTGAGCAAGGTCACGCTGGGCGACCCGGCGCGCGACGACGTACGCATGGGTGCCCTGGTCAGCGTGGATCAGCGCGAGCGTGTGCGCGAAACGCTGGAGAAATTCAGGGCAGACAGCGAAGTGGTGATCGGTGGTCAGGAAGGCGACCTGCTGGGCGGTGACCGTGAAAAAGGCGCCTTCCTTAACCCGACGCTGCTGCTTTGCCGTGATCCGCTGAACGCAAAAACGCCGCATGAGCTGGAGGCGTTCGGCCCGGTGGCGACCCTGATGCCTTACGACACGCTGGAGGACGCCATCAAGCTCACGAAGATGGGCCGGGGTTCACTGGCCGCGTCGGTGATGACGCACGACCGCGCCGAGGCCACCGAACTGGTGCTGGGCATGGCCAGCAGCCACGGGCGCATCCTGGTCTTGAACCGTGAGGACGCCAAGGAAAGCACCGGCCACGGCTCGCCGCTGCCGCAACTGCTGCACGGTGGCCCCGGCCGGGCCGGTGGCGGCGCGGAGCTGGGCGGCATCGCGGGCGTGAAGCACCACATGAACAAGGTGGCGGTGCAGGCCGACCCCACCACCCTGATGGCGATCACGAAGGAATACATTCCCGGCGCGGCTGTCCGGGAGGACACGCTTCACCCCTTCCGCAAGAATTTCGACGAGATTCAGATCGGCGACAGCCTGCTGACGCACCGCCGCACCGTGACGGAAGCCGACATCGTGAACTTCGCGGGCCTGACCGGCGATCACTTCTACGCGCACCTGGATGAGATCGGCGCGAAGGAGGGCATTTTCGGCAAGCGTGTGGCGCACGGGTACTTCGTGATTTCCGCCGCCGCCGGGCAATTCGTGTGGGCGGCGCCGGGGCCGGTGCTGGCGAACTACGGCCTGGAAAATCTGCGCTTTGTGGAACCCGTCGGCATCGGCGACACCATCCGCACCCGCTTGACCTGCAAACGCAAGATCCGCAAAGACCTGCGCCCCGGCGAAACCCGCCCCACCGGGGTCGTCGAGTGGCACTCGGAGGTCACCAACCAGCATGACCAGCTGGTCGCCACCTACGACATCATGACCCTGGTGGAACGCCCCCGCGACGAGTTCGACCCGCCTGTGGAACGACAG includes:
- the paaZ gene encoding phenylacetic acid degradation bifunctional protein PaaZ, which produces MTNAPEILRPASYVYGQWHSHPEGQTLYDAIYGRPVAVISSEGIDFAQALAYGREKGAELRKMTFHARARALKALGNYLMERKEEYYTLNLLTGATRRDGWVDIEGGIGTMFSYSSMARRELPDERFLPEGKVEMLSKGGTFMARHLLVPREGVAVQINAYNFPVWGMLEKFAPAFIAGMPTLVKPAPQTAYLTERVVRDMIASGLLPEGSLQLVTGDPGDLLDHLLEQDMVAFTGSAATAQKLKVHPNIVNRSIPFNAEADSLNAAVLGLSVKPEDPEFTLFVKEVAREMTGKAGQKCTAIRRPLVPRHLVDPVIEALKKELSKVTLGDPARDDVRMGALVSVDQRERVRETLEKFRADSEVVIGGQEGDLLGGDREKGAFLNPTLLLCRDPLNAKTPHELEAFGPVATLMPYDTLEDAIKLTKMGRGSLAASVMTHDRAEATELVLGMASSHGRILVLNREDAKESTGHGSPLPQLLHGGPGRAGGGAELGGIAGVKHHMNKVAVQADPTTLMAITKEYIPGAAVREDTLHPFRKNFDEIQIGDSLLTHRRTVTEADIVNFAGLTGDHFYAHLDEIGAKEGIFGKRVAHGYFVISAAAGQFVWAAPGPVLANYGLENLRFVEPVGIGDTIRTRLTCKRKIRKDLRPGETRPTGVVEWHSEVTNQHDQLVATYDIMTLVERPRDEFDPPVERQPEEQTAQA